The Amycolatopsis sp. DG1A-15b genome contains the following window.
TGCGGCTGCCACCGCGGTGATGGCGACGGGCGCGCTGGCCGCGACCGCCGTCCCCGCGTCGGGCCAGGACCTGCTGAACCCGGACATGGTGCCCGCCATGCAGCGGGACCTCGGCCTGACCCACGACCAGGCGCTCGCGCGGCTGAAGAGCGAGGACGTCGCGAACAAGGTCACCGAGTCGCTCACCGCGGCGCTCGGCGACGCGTTCGGTGGCGCGACCTACAACGCCGCCACGGGCAAGGCGCACGTCACCACGACGAACGCCGCGCTGGCCGGCAAGATCCGCGAGGCCGGTGCGGAAGCGGAAGTCGTGAAGTTCAGCGCCCGCCAGCTCAATTCCACTGTGGACAGGCTGAACGCCGCCGACAAGGCCGCACCCGCCGCGATCACCGGCTGGGGCGTCGACGACGCCACCAACCGCGTCACCCTGGACGTGCTGCAGGGCCAGCGCGCCGCCGCGGACGCGTTCCTCGCCAAGTCCGGTGTGGACTCCGCCGTGGTGGCGATCCGCGAAACGGCGTCGATGCCGACCACCTACGCCAACATCCGCGGCGGGGACGCCTACTACATCGGCGGGTCGTCGCGCTGCTCGGTCGGGTTCTCGACGACCACCGGCTTCGTCACCGCCGGCCACTGCGCCGCGCTCACCGGCGCCGGCCGGCTGACCGGGTCCAACGGCGCCGCGCTCGGCAGCTGGGGCGCCTACCGCTTCCCGGGAAGCGACTACGCGCGGGTGAACACGAACAGCAGCTGGACCCCGGTCGCCCAGATGAACAACGGCACCGCGGTGCGCGGCCAGTCGAACGCCGCGACCGGCACGTCGGTCTGCAAGGCCGGCTCGACCACCGGCTGGACCTGCGGCACCATCGGCGCCAAGAACCAGAGCGTCCGCTACGCCGAAGGCACGGTCAACGGGATGACCGCGACGAACGTCCGCTCGGCGGCCGGTGACTCGGGCGGTGGCTTCATCGCCGGCAACTACGCGCAGGGCATCCTGTCCGGCGGCAACACGTCCGTGACGTACTTCTTCCCGATCGGTGCCGCCCTTTCGGGCACCGGCGCCACGCTGAAGACCAGCTGAGTTCCCGGCCACGGCAAAGGGCGGGTTTCGGGCGCCTCCAGCGCGCCCGAAACCCGCCCTCGTTCCTCGCCGCGGGAATGGGAGGTTCAGGGGTCAGACGTTGCTGATCTCCTCGATCAGCCCGTCGACGTCGAAGTGCGCGCTCTCTTCGCCGAGCGGCACCAGTTCGGTGGACGCGTCCAGGAAGGTCCGGACGTCCTCGACCTCGAGCTCGAACGACGCATAGCCGTCCGGTGACTCGATTTCCAGGGTGAGGAAGTCTTCGTCATCGGAGAGATCCGGGCGGATCCGGACGTCGCCGAGGCCGGCCGGCTCGTCGAGACCGGCCACGAGGAGGTCACGCGCGAAGGTCCATTCGATCCACCGGCCGCGCTCGGTCCGGAAGGCCACGGTCACCGCGAAGGGTTCGTGGGCGTGGTAGGACAGGCGGGACAGGACGGGCGTGGTGCTCTCGTTCAGCAGCACGAACTGGCTCTGGTGTACGGCGTCGGTGTGCACGGCCCCTCCTGGAGTCTCGCGGTGGTTCGCGCGGCGCGAACTGTTCGGCAAGGAGATGACCAGGGCCAACGGTCATGACGGAGAAACTCTCACGTTCACTTGATCGGTTGCATCCGTCCATTGTGGTGTAACACCGGGCACATACCCCTTGCGCTCAGGCCGACACGGGTGGTGACGGCTCGCGCAGGGCATCCGGCAGTTTCTTCCGCAGCACGAGCAGCGCGGGGACGGCGGACGCGCAGGTCAGGGCCAGAATCGACCAGGTCAGCGCGTTGCTCGCGCTGAGCAGGACGGCCAGCAGGCCCGGAGCGAGGGCGATGGGCAGGCCCCAGGAGAGCTGGAAGATCGAGCTGGCCCGCCCTTCGGCCCCCGGCGGAGCGGCCGCGGCGGCCGCCGCGGTGGCGGTCGGGCCGAAGAGCGCCTCCGCGATCGAGAAGCCGAGACTGGTCACGAGGATGAGAGCGGTGGCCACCGGCAGCGAAACGGCCTCCAGCGGGATCAGGAGCGCGAAGCAGATCGCGAAGAGGACGGCGGCCCCGATGAGCCCGGCGGTCCGGCTGCGCCCGGCGAGCAGGCCGACGATCGGCCGTTGCGCGGTGACGACGACCACGGTGCCGGCGGTGATCGCGGTCCCGGCGATCCACTGTGGACCGTGCAGCAGGTCGCGGACGACGATCGGCAGCACGGAGAACTTGGCGGCGCTGGCGAGGGTGAACGCCATGTGGGTGACGCAGAACCCGGTGAAGGCCCGATCACCCAGCACGGCCCGCCAGCTGCCGGGCGAAGCAGCCGGTGTGGCGGCCGCCGCGGGCCCACCGCCGGCCGTCGGCTCCGAGCTGCGGACCTCCGCTTCGGCGAGCACCGCCTCCGCCGCTCCGGCCCCGCCGTCGCGTGGGAGCAACCGGATCAGCACCGCCGCGACCCCGAAACTCGCCGCGTTCACGTACGCCAGCACGTGGAACGCCGAAGGGCTCGTGATCGTCGGCAGCACCGCCATCGCCGCCGCGCCGAGGCCCGCTCCCGCGAACCGGCCCACCGTCTGCGTCGCCAACACTCGGTCGGTGTCGCGGCCGGACGTGAGCCGGGCCACCATCGGCGCGTTGCACGTCCAGAACAGCCGGTCGCCGAAGCCGGCCACCGCCGACACCACGATCACCTGCCAGTTCGTGTACGCCAGCGGATAGGCCGCGAAGGCGGCGAGCCGCACCAGGTTGCCCGCGATGAGCAGCGCCCGGGGCCCGAAGCGGTCCATCGCCGCCCCGGTGGCCGGGCCGGTCACCAGGGCCAGCAGGGCCCCGGTGCTCAGCGACGCGCCCGCGTCGACCAGGTCCATGCCCTGTCCGTGGACGAGGAACAGCAGGGCGAACGGGACCCACAGCCCGCTGCCCAGCGCGTCGATCAGCGTCGCGGCCAGAAAGATCCGAAGCATGTCTCCCCCGGCGAGACAGCTTACGGGTCGAGCGGCAGGCTGAGCCCCACTTTCACGCGATCCATCGCCACGCTCGTCGTGAAGTGCCGGACGTTCGGGTTGTCGAAGAACATCCGCCGGGTGAACGCCTCGAAGGCCGCCATGTCCGGGCACGTCACGATCAGCACGTAGTCCGCCGTGCCGGTGACGTAGTAGCACTGCTGGATGGCGTCCTCGGCCAGGACCTGGCGGCGGAACCCGTCGAAGACCGCGAGGTTCTCCCGCTCCATCTCGACCGTCACCACGAACGTCATGCCCAGCCCGAGCGCGTCCGGCGACAGCACCGCCACCTCGCGCTCGATCACGCCCGCCTCGCGCAGCCGCTTGATCCGCCGCTGCACCGCCGCGGCCGAGAGCCCGACCTTCGCGCCGATCGTTTCGGCGATCGTGCGGGCGTCCGCCTGGAGACAGGCGAGGATGGCGATGTCCAGCTGGTCGAGGTCGGGTGTCCGCACCCCAGCAGGCTAACCGGCACCCCCGACAATTCGCCGCCGTTCACTCCTCCGTGACGTCGCTCACTACTCCGTCCGAAGGGAAGATGAAACAACTTATTACGTGAGCTGTAACACAACTGGCCGGTCTACCAGGGGGTAGCCCATAGAAGTGGAAGACCAGCCGGTCGCTTCGCCAACCCGCCGGCGTGGGGAGGCTCTCCCGTGCCCGCACCTGCCGCCGTGCTGACCGGCCTCGGTTCGTGGTTGCCGACGAAAGTCCTGGACAACCACGAAATCGCCGCCCGGCTCGACACCTCGGACGAGTGGATCCGGACCCGCACCGGGATCCGCGAACGCCGCGTCGCCGGGCCCGGTGAGTCCACTGTGGATCTCGCGGTCGGGGCGGGCCGCGAAGCGCTCGGCGGCACGTCCGCCGACGCCGTCGTCCTCGCCACCTCGACGCCCGACCAGCCCTGCCCGGCCAGCGCACCGCAGGTCGCCGCCCGGCTCGGGCTCGGCACGGCCGCGGCGTTCGACGTCAACGCCGTCTGCAGCGGCTTCGTCTACGCCCTCGCCAC
Protein-coding sequences here:
- a CDS encoding Lrp/AsnC family transcriptional regulator, coding for MRTPDLDQLDIAILACLQADARTIAETIGAKVGLSAAAVQRRIKRLREAGVIEREVAVLSPDALGLGMTFVVTVEMERENLAVFDGFRRQVLAEDAIQQCYYVTGTADYVLIVTCPDMAAFEAFTRRMFFDNPNVRHFTTSVAMDRVKVGLSLPLDP
- a CDS encoding MFS transporter, encoding MLRIFLAATLIDALGSGLWVPFALLFLVHGQGMDLVDAGASLSTGALLALVTGPATGAAMDRFGPRALLIAGNLVRLAAFAAYPLAYTNWQVIVVSAVAGFGDRLFWTCNAPMVARLTSGRDTDRVLATQTVGRFAGAGLGAAAMAVLPTITSPSAFHVLAYVNAASFGVAAVLIRLLPRDGGAGAAEAVLAEAEVRSSEPTAGGGPAAAATPAASPGSWRAVLGDRAFTGFCVTHMAFTLASAAKFSVLPIVVRDLLHGPQWIAGTAITAGTVVVVTAQRPIVGLLAGRSRTAGLIGAAVLFAICFALLIPLEAVSLPVATALILVTSLGFSIAEALFGPTATAAAAAAAPPGAEGRASSIFQLSWGLPIALAPGLLAVLLSASNALTWSILALTCASAVPALLVLRKKLPDALREPSPPVSA
- a CDS encoding SsgA family sporulation/cell division regulator, producing MHTDAVHQSQFVLLNESTTPVLSRLSYHAHEPFAVTVAFRTERGRWIEWTFARDLLVAGLDEPAGLGDVRIRPDLSDDEDFLTLEIESPDGYASFELEVEDVRTFLDASTELVPLGEESAHFDVDGLIEEISNV
- a CDS encoding S1 family peptidase; amino-acid sequence: MKIARLLGAAATAVMATGALAATAVPASGQDLLNPDMVPAMQRDLGLTHDQALARLKSEDVANKVTESLTAALGDAFGGATYNAATGKAHVTTTNAALAGKIREAGAEAEVVKFSARQLNSTVDRLNAADKAAPAAITGWGVDDATNRVTLDVLQGQRAAADAFLAKSGVDSAVVAIRETASMPTTYANIRGGDAYYIGGSSRCSVGFSTTTGFVTAGHCAALTGAGRLTGSNGAALGSWGAYRFPGSDYARVNTNSSWTPVAQMNNGTAVRGQSNAATGTSVCKAGSTTGWTCGTIGAKNQSVRYAEGTVNGMTATNVRSAAGDSGGGFIAGNYAQGILSGGNTSVTYFFPIGAALSGTGATLKTS